The following DNA comes from Methanobrevibacter ruminantium.
ATAATCCTCAATGATCTTCTTGAATTTGTTGAATGCATCATCTAAAGGAACATAACGTATATTTATGATTGGCAAATCATCAAGCATGTCAACAGAAGGCTTTGCAGGGAAGTACTTGTAATAATCGGGAATGATTTCCGCCTTGATTCCCTCTTCCTCACATGCATCCACTATCTCATTCAAGTGATAATAGTATTCCAAAGGAATAGCTATGACAACCCTATCGAACTTATGGGTTTTCAAGACATCAGACAAGTCTTTAAAGGTTCCTATGAATCTTATTCCTTCAAAGGTTTTTCCTAAATGCTCTTTTCTTCCTAAGAAACCGCCAATGCTGTATCCTAAATAGGTCTTTGACTTGATTTTCTGTGCAAAATTGAATGCCAAATCATTATCCCCAATAATGAGCATATGCTTTAAATTGCGATTGTTCACTCTCATAAACCTTAAGACAAAAACCACAAGAGCCCTTTCGATAATGGCAAAAACCATGCCGAATATGCTCAAGAGAAATAGCATGATCCTTGAGAAATCAGGCTGATTGATAACGAATAAAATAGCTACCAAGATGATGAAAGCCATTATGTCCGCCTTGATTATGTCCTCTGCACCAGACAGTATGGAAGGCTTATTCCTGAATGGCTTATACAAGCCGAAAAAGTAGTATAAAAGGAGATAAGTTGGAATAATCGCTAAAACAGTAAATAAAAAGTAATCAATAAATGGCAAAGATCCTCCTAAAGAACCGAATAGAGTAGTTTTAAATCTAACATAGTAAGCTAGAACCAATGAAAATAGAATTACAAGAACATCTATTACAACAAGCAATGAATTCAATATTCTTTGATTTTCCTTAATCATTTTACCACTCCTTACTTTTGATTACATTAATAAGAATTAATTATATAATTAAACATTTCTATACAATATTAATTATACAATATTGATTATACAATATTAATTTTAAAATATATTGCTTATAAAATTACCTAAATTTTTATGTCCAATTGATAAACATTTGACAGCCACTTTATGAATAGCGGATACTTCAGGACCTTAAAGCATTACGGATTAAATTGAAAACTAATAAGACAGCTATTCCAATGTAAACTGCAATGTTTACAAAAACATTGTACTTTTTGGTATAATGCTTCCTATAGAAAATATACATCGCCCTATAGAACTCATAAATAAGTTTAGGATTTCTCTTTTTGGTCTTTTTATCTTCACTGCTTGCTCCCTTGTAGTGAATGATTTCAGCTTCACCAAAGTAAACGATTCTCCATCCAGCCTGCTTTATCCTGTAACACCAGTCAATGTCTTCCCCATACATGAAGAAAGTGTCATCCAAAAGGCCAATGTCATCAATTGCTGTTCTTCTAACAAGCATGAATGCCCCGACCAAGCAGTCGATTTCATAGACTCCATCATCATCCAGGTCATCCAGATTATAATCGTCCTTTCCACTGCTTGTCTTAACATTGAATAGCTTATAGAAAGCGTTTGCAGGATTTGGAAAACTGCGTTTGCAAGCCTTGTCAAGAGATCCGTCTTCAAGTGATACCTTACAGCCCAATGCACCGACATCAGCATTTGTGCCTTTAGTCATGTAATCCATACATTTGTCGATTGTAGCTTCTTTTACAAGCGTATCTGAGTTTAAAAGGAGAATGTACTCTCCTCCAGCTTGCTCAATAGCTAAATTGTTAGCCTTTGCAAAGCCGCCATTGCTGGAGTTGGCTATAACCTTAACTGTTCCTCTTGAAATCTCATCCTTAAAGTAGTCTTCCAATTTTTCCAAGCTGTCATCGGTTGACTTATTGTCTACAAGAAAGATTTCATAGGTATAATGAGTGGGTTCAGCCAAACATGAATCAATGGTCTCC
Coding sequences within:
- a CDS encoding undecaprenyl-phosphate glucose phosphotransferase — encoded protein: MIKENQRILNSLLVVIDVLVILFSLVLAYYVRFKTTLFGSLGGSLPFIDYFLFTVLAIIPTYLLLYYFFGLYKPFRNKPSILSGAEDIIKADIMAFIILVAILFVINQPDFSRIMLFLLSIFGMVFAIIERALVVFVLRFMRVNNRNLKHMLIIGDNDLAFNFAQKIKSKTYLGYSIGGFLGRKEHLGKTFEGIRFIGTFKDLSDVLKTHKFDRVVIAIPLEYYYHLNEIVDACEEEGIKAEIIPDYYKYFPAKPSVDMLDDLPIINIRYVPLDDAFNKFKKIIEDYFVAIVAIIITSPIMLITAIAIKLESPGPIIFKQERIGYNGKPFMMYKFRSMKVQDEDEEKSQWTTQDDPRKTRVGTFIRKMSIDELPQFFNVLKREMSVVGPRPERPYFVEQFKKTIPKYMVKHQVRPGLTGLAQVNGYRGNTSIEKRIEYDIRYVENWSLALDIQIMLKTIFKRDENAY
- a CDS encoding glycosyltransferase family 2 protein yields the protein MRNLDLSIIIVNYNTFKLTKETIDSCLAEPTHYTYEIFLVDNKSTDDSLEKLEDYFKDEISRGTVKVIANSSNGGFAKANNLAIEQAGGEYILLLNSDTLVKEATIDKCMDYMTKGTNADVGALGCKVSLEDGSLDKACKRSFPNPANAFYKLFNVKTSSGKDDYNLDDLDDDGVYEIDCLVGAFMLVRRTAIDDIGLLDDTFFMYGEDIDWCYRIKQAGWRIVYFGEAEIIHYKGASSEDKKTKKRNPKLIYEFYRAMYIFYRKHYTKKYNVFVNIAVYIGIAVLLVFNLIRNALRS